TGCGGGATTCGGCGATCAGGTACTTTGAGAGATTCGCGCCGCAGAAGTCGTTATAGACAAAGTCCCGCTCCAGCGCCTCAGCCGTCTCAAAGACGGCGGGAGTGATGTCGTATGCGAATTCGCCGGTCTTCCAGCCCAGAACGCGTTGGACGGTTTTGTCCTGCAAGAGCGCCTTGGCACGCTCAATCATTGCTGCTTGCATCTCAAATCCTCCAATCTCTTGTTCTCGCCCAGGCGGGTGACCGCGGCCACAAAGTCGTTCATGGTGGCGGCAAACTTGGCGCCCTCGGCGGCGGACACCCACTCCACGCGGGTGCGCTCGCGCTCAATGCCCAGGTAATCCAGCATGCTGAAAAGCAGCGTCATGCGCCGGCGCGCGTAGTAGTTGCCCGTAGTGTAATGACAGTCGCCCGGATGGCAGCCGCAGATGATCACGCCGTCCGCGCCGCGTTGGAACGCCCGCAGGATGAACATGGGGTTGACGCGGCAGGAGCAGGGAACGCGGATGATCTTGACGTTGGCGGGGTAGCTCAGGCGGTTGGTGCCCGACAGGTCCGCGCCCGCGTAGGAGCACCAGTTGCAGCAGAAGGCGACGATCGTCGGCTTGAACTCTTTCTCTTGCGTCATTTGCATATCGCATCCACCTCCGCCATGATCTGTCTGTTGGAGAACCCGTTTAGATCCATCGCGCCCGAGGGGCAGGCCACGGTGCATGCGCCGCAGCCCTGGCATACCGCGGGGTTGACCTGCGCCACGCGGCGCACGGCCACCGTGCGGTTTGGCATGCGGAACTCCTTGTCGATGTAGGTGATGGCGCCGTAGGGGCACACCTTCTCGCAGGAAGAGCAGCCGTTGCACATCATCTCGTCGGAGTGGGCCACGCAGGGGTTGCAGGTGAGCTTATCCTTGGCCAGCAGGCCGATCACCTTGGCCGCGGCCGCGCCCGCCTGAGACACCGTCTCGGGGATGTCCTTGGGGCCCTGGCACGCGCCCGAGAGGAACACGCCCGCCGTGGGGCTTTCCACGGGGCGCAGCTTGGGATGCGCCTCGGTGAAGAAGTCGTTGGTATCCATGCTGGCGGTGAGCATCGTGGCAAGGGGGCGGGCCGTCTTATCCGGCTCGATGGCCGCGGCCAGCACCACCATGTCCGCCTCGATGTGCAGCTGCTCGTTGGCGATCAGGTCGGACGCCTGCACCATCAGCTTGCCGTCGGCACGTGGGGCCACCTTGCCCACCATGCCCTTGATATAGTGCACGCCGTACTCCTCCACCGCGCGGCGGTAGAACTCGTCAAAGTTCTTGCCCGGGGTGCGCACGTCGATGTAGAACACGTAGACGTCGGTATCCGGGTACTTTTCGCGCGTGAGCATCGCGTGCTTGGCGGTGTACATGCAGCAGATTTTCGAGCAGTAGGGCTTGCCGCAGCCCGATGTATCGCGGCTGCCCACGCACTGCACAAACACGATGGTGTGGGGATGCCTGCCGTCGGAGGGGCGCAGCAGCTGGCCGGCCGTGGGGCCGGCTGCGTTGGTGATGCGCTCAAACTCCAGCGAGGTGACCACGTCGGGGCTCTGGCTGTAGGCGAACTCGTCAAAGTCCTTCAGATCGATGATGTTGTAGCCGGTGGCCACCACGATGGCACCGTACTGCTGCTCGATGTATGTATCCTTCTGTTTATAATCGATCGCGCCCGCGGTGCACACCTTGGAGCACACGCCGCACTTGCCCGTCTTGAGCATGGTGCAGTAATCCGCGTCAATGGTGGCCACCTTGGGCACCGCCTGCGCAAAGGGGATGTAGATGGCGCGTCGGTTGTCCATACCCATGTTGAACGCATTGGGCACGCGCTTCTGGGGGCATTTCTCCGTGCACACCCCGCAGCCCGTGCACACGTCCTCCTTGACGTAGCGGGCCTTGCGCTTGATCTGCACGGTAAAGTTGCCCACAAACCCCTTGACCTGGGATACCTCGCTGTAGGCATAGATGTGAATCTTCTCATGCTGCGCCGCATCCACCATTTTAGGGGTGAGGATGCAGGCCGCGCAGTCCAGCGTGGGGAATGTCTTATCCAACTGGGCCATCTTGCCGCCAATGGTGGGGGACTTCTCCACGATGTCCACCTCAAAGCCCGCGTCGGCGATGTCCAGCGCAGTCTGGATGCCGGCGATGCCGCCGCCGATGACCAGCGCGCGCTTGACCACTGGGCTCTCGCCCGCCACCAGCGGCGCGTTCAAATGCACCTTGGCGATGGCCGCGCGGCCCAGGATGATGGCCTTTTCCGTGCCGGTCTGCTTATCCTTATGAATCCAGGAGCACTGCTCGCGGATGTTGGCGATCTCCACCATGTACGGGTTAAGGCCTGCCGCGGCCGCGGTTTTGCGGAAGGTCGCCTCGTGCATGCGGGGCGAGCAGGAGCAGATCACAACGCCGGTGAGCTTGTAATCGACGATGGCGTCCTTGATCATGTTCTGGCCCGCTTCCGAGCACATATATTGATAGTTGGCGGCGTGCACGACGCCCGGCTCGCGGCTCAATGCCGAAGCCACGGCCTCCACGTCCACAGTGGCGGCGATGTTGCTGCCGCACCAACATACAAATACACCAATTCTTTGCATTGCCTTCTCCCCTCCTTACTTACTGTATTTGCGAAGCGCGCTGACGATGGCCTGCTGGGGCAGGTCCTCGTCGAGCAGCTGCGGCACCTGGTCCTGCAAAAGGTGGTTCTCGCCACGTTTGCGGATGGCGACCAGGCGCACCGCCTCCACGATCTTTGCCGGCTCCACGCCGCGGGGGCAGCGCTCCACGCACGCAAAGCAGGACAGGCAGGTGTAGAGCGATTTGGAGTGGAGCAGCGGCGCAATCTCCCCTTTTTCCACCATGTAGACGAACTGGTGGGGATGGTATTCCATCGCGTCGTAGGAAGGGCAGGTAGCGGAGCATTTGCCGCACTTCATGCATTTTAATACGTCCACGCCGCTGGAACGAAGGATCTGTTCGCGATCGTTGTTTGCCATAACCTCTCCCCCTTATTCCTTGACGCCCAGCGCCTGGGCGAGCAGCTCGGTAAAATACAGCACGGGCAGGCCGGCTTCGCCCGCGTGCTTTTTGAGGTTGTAGAGGCACAGCGGGCAGGCGGTGATGATGGCCTGTGCGCCGTGCTCTTTGGCGCTCTCTACCACGGCGCTGCTCCTGGCGCGCGCCAGGGCGGGGTCCTCCAGCGTGACGTAGCCGCCGCAGCACTCGTTGCGCTCGGGGTAGGTTACCGGCTCGGCGCCCAGCGCGCGCAGCAGGTCCTCCATGATGGTGGGTTTTTCCGGATTGTCCATGGCCATCACCTTGCCGGGGCGCAGCAGCAGGCAGCCGTAGTAGGGGGCGATCCTCTGCCCCGCAAGCGGCGCTTTGACCGCTGCTTTTACTTGATCAAAGCCCACCACGTCGCGCAGCACCTCCAAAAAGTGCAGCACGCGCGTCTCTCCATGATAGGGCGTCTCATCCGCCATGTAGTTGTTGACCTTGGCGGCCATATCCTCGTCGGTCTGCACCGCGTGGTTGACCTGTTTGATGACGTTGTGGCACGCCGAGCACATGGTCACAAGGTCGCGCCCCAGCGCGCGGGCGCTTTTGAGCGCGCGCACCGAGGAGAGCTTGGTCGCGATCTCGTCCTTTGCCATGGGGTAGACGCCGCCGCAGCACTGCCACTCGGGCAGCTCCTCCAGCGTGACGCCCAGCGCCTCGGCGCTTTTGCGCGCGTAGTCATCCAGCGCCTTTGCCTTGGTTTTAAGCGTGCAGCCGGGATAATAACTAAAAATCATCGCTTCGATGTTCCTTTCCATTTCAGCGCTACAGGCTTGTAAAAAGTCTGCTTCTCTTAGACGCGGCGCTTTTTAAACCATCTGCTCCGGATGGAATACCTCGTCAAATTTCTCCGCGCTCAAAAAGCCCAGCGCCACGCAGGCCTCCTTCAGGGAGATGTTCTCCTTGAAGGCCTTTTTGGCGGTTTTGGCCGCGTTTTCATAGCCGATGTAGGGGTTCAGCGCGGTGACCAGCATCAGCGAGTTGTGCAGGTTGTGGTGCATCTTCTCGCGGTTGGCGGTAATGCCCACGGCGCAGTTGTTATTAAAGGAGAGGATGCTCTCGGCAAGCAGCCGCGCCGACTGCAAAAAGTTGTAGATGCACACCGGCATGAACACGTTGAGCTCAAAATTGCCTTGGGAGGCCGCCATGCCCACCGCCACGTCGTTGCCCATCACCTGCACGGCCACCATGGTGACCGCCTCGCACTGGGTGGGGTTGACCTTGCCGGGCATGATGGAGGAGCCAGGCTCGTTTTCAGGGATGTGGATCTCGCCCAAGCCGTCGCGCGGGCCGCTTGCCAGCCAGCGCACGTCGTTGGCGATCTTCATCATGTCGCAGGCCAGCGCCTTGAGGGCGCCGTGGGCAAACACCAGCTCGTCCTTGGAGGTCAGCGCGTGAAACTTGTTTTCCGCGGTGACAAAGGTCTTGCCCGTGATCTTGGAGACTGCCTCGGCCACCTTGACGTCAAAGCCCGCCGGCGCGTTGAGGCCGGTGCCCACCGCCGTGCCGCCCAGCGCCAGCTCCTTCAGCTCAGGCAGGGCGCGCGCCAGCATCTTTTTATCCTTTTCCAGCGAGGCGCGCCAGCCGCTGATCTCCTGCGAAAACTTGATGGGCGTTGCGTCCTGCAGATGGGTGCGGCCCGACTTGACCACGTCCTCGTTTTCCCGCTCCAGGCGGCGGAAGGTGGCGACGAGCGCGTCAATGGCAGGGAAAACCTTCTCCTCGATGGCCAGCACCGCGCAGATGTGCATCGCGGTGGGGAAGGTATCGTTGGAGGACTGGCTCATGTTGATATCGTCGTTGGGATGCAGCAGCTTTTTGCCTGCAATCTGGTTGGCGCGGTTGGCGATGACCTCATTTGCGTTCATGTTGGACTGCGTGCCGCTGCCCGTCTGCCACACCACCAGCGGGAAATGCGCGCGCAGCGCGCCGGACATCACCTCGTCGCACGCATCGCTGATGGCGGCAAGCTTCTCGTCCGTCATTTTTTCCGGCTTGAGCGCGTGGTTGGCGATCGCCGCCGCCTTTTTCAAGATGCCGAAGGCGTGGATGATCTCCGCAGGCATCGTCTCAATGCCCACGCCAATGCGGAAGTTTTCGCAGCTGCGCTCGGTCTGCGCGGCCCAAAGTTTATCGGCAGGCACCCTGACCTCGCCCATCGAATCGTGTTCAATACGGTAATCCATGTACATACCCCCCACTTTTCCTGCGTATCGATGCTTTCATTAAAACGTCAGCTGTGCGATGACGTTCTTGAGGCTGTCCGCGCTCTTATGCAGCAGCGCCATCTCCTGCTCGGTCAGCGGCGCGACGATCTTGCCCTTGAGGCCGTCGCGGCCCACCATGCTCAGCGTGCTTAAGCACACATCCTGAAGGCCATACTCGCCGTGCAGCATGGAGGATACGGTCAGCGCCGTATCCACGCCGGTAAAGATGCACTTGCAGATGTGGCACACCGACACGGCCACCGCATAGAACGTGGCGCCCTTGCGCTCGATGATCTTGCCGCCCGATTTGCGGATGTAGGTCTCCACCTCGCTGTAGTCCAGCGCAGGACGGATGGCGCTGCTCCCCTCCAGACACTGCTCGTACTGGTCAATGGGCACGCTGGAGATGCTGGCCAGCGACCAAGGCACAAACGAGGAATCGCCGTGCTCACCGTAGACGCTGGCGTGCACGTTCTGCTGGCTGATGGCGTAGTATTCAGCCAGGCGGGCGCGCAGGCGGGCAGTATCCAATATGGTGCCCGAGCCAATGATGTGGTGCTCAGGCAGGCCGGAGATCTTGCAGAACTCATACGTCAGGATATCCACCGGATTGCTGACGATGATGTAGATGGCATTGGGCGCGTATTTGACGATCTCGGGGATGATGGATTTGGTGATATTGACATTGGTCTGCGCCAGGTCCAGGCGGGACTGGCCGGGTTTGCGTGCAATGCCGGAGGTGAGGATAACGATATCCGAATCCACCGCGTCGCGGTATTCGCCGGCGTAGATGGAGATGGGCGCGCAAAACGGCGTGCCCTGGCGGATGTCCAGCGCCTCGCCCAGCGATTTCTTCTCGTTGATGTCGATCATGACGACCTCTGAGGCGATGCCGGTGACGGCGATGGTGTAGGCAATGGTGGAACCGACGGAACCTGAACCGATAATGGTAACTTTGTTGCTCATACGATGTAATCCCCCTACGCTTGATTGATTTGTTGTGCGTGCTCCTTCAGATTGTTTGCCAGCACGGCCAACGAGGCCGCGATGTTCTCATTCTGCACCAGGATATCCGGCGGCACGACCAGATGGGTTGGCGCAAAGTTCAAGATGGCTTGGATGCCGCTTTGCACCAGCGTGTCGCAGACGCTCTGGGCGCGTTCGGCAGGCACTGTGATGATGCCGATTTTGATATGCATCCGGCGGCAGAGGTTCTCCAGCTTGGAGATATCGAAGATCTGTTTTCCTACGCCGGTCTGCCCCTGCTTGGCCGCGTCGATGTCAAAGCCCGCCACGATGCGCAGGCCGTACTCGGAAAAGCCGCCGTAATCCAGCAGCGCCTTGCCCAGCTTGCCCGCGCCCACCACCACCGCCTCGTCCACGTCGTGGTAGCCAAGAAACGCCTCCAGCTCCGCGATGAGGTCTGCGATGATGTAGCCGATGCGCGGCTTGCCCGAGGCGCTGACAGAGGCCAGGTCCTTGCGCACCTGTACCTCGCCCATTTTGAGCGCCGCAGCAATGGCCGTTGCGGAGATATTGGCGGGCCCTTTGGCGGGCAGTGATTTCAAGTATGTTAGATAGATCGGCAGCCGCCGCAGGGTGGATTTGGAGATGCCCTTTACATTCATAAGCGCCCCCCTTTTCGTCATAATGGGACAATCTACCCCAGTCTTTTACCATCATACCATCGTAATGCGCGCATGGGAAATACAAAAAAGGCATATCGATATGTTTTTATCGATATGTCTTTACTTTTTTATACCGAATTGGGCGCTACTACGGACGGTGCTCCTCCACCAGCGCCAAAAACGCTTTGTCCAGCGCGCGCATGCGATATCCCTTCTTATAAATAAGTACGTCCCTGTACTGCAGCGCGTCTTCCGCCAGGGGGCGGGAGACGATCCCCTGCTCCGTCAGCGCCTCCGCACACATGGGCGCATCCCAGGTGTAGGCGCCGGGCAGCTGTTTGAGCAGCGCAAGGCGCGTGGCCCGGTCATATACGCACACACCGCGCGTGCTCCCCAGCCCCTGGCGCGCGTGCCGCGCCCGCGAAAAGGGGGATGCTTCGGCATACACCACCTCGATGAAGGGAGCGAGATCCGCAAGAAACACGCGCTGCTTCTGTGCCAGCGGATGCGCCGGCGCAAAGAGCAGCTGCGGCAAAAACGTGCCGAGCGTCTGGCTCTTGAGGCCCTTTTCCTTGAGCAGCGCCTCCACCTGCGAGGCCTGGTCCTGCGCATAGCGCAGGATGCCCATATGGTCCTCGTCCTGCAGGACGTTTTCCAGCGCGCCCGCCGCGTCCGTCTCGCGGTAGCGCAGCTGCGGGCAGGCGTCCTTGTCCATCCGGGCGACAAACGCGGCAAATGCGCGCGCAAGATAATCTGCGCGCGGCGCGGAAATGGAGAAGTGGGCGCGCGCCTCCTCCCTGCGGTAGAGCGCCTCCACCTCGTCAATCTGCGCCACGATGCGCCTGGCGTGCGCGATGAACGTCTCGCCTGCGGCCGTGGGCAGAATCCCCTTGGAGGTCCGCTTGAAGATCACAATGCCTAGGGATTCCTCCAGGTCCTTGATCGCACGGCTCAAGTTGGGCTGGCCGATATGCAGATTCTCCGCCGCCTTGCTGATGGAGCGGGTCTTATCCACCTCCACCGCATAGCGCACATGCAGTATGTTCAAGCAATCCCTTCTTTCAATGGATGTAGTGTAAAGAAGTTCATTGCATCTTATTATTTACCACGATTTCATCCTGTTTGCAATTACGCTTACTATCCTTGTCACCCCTACTCTTCAAGTTTTGAATAAATCGAAAGTTTACAATTCTATTAAATCCATACGCAGCAATCAAGCACATAGACGGAACGACAAGCGCTTTATATCTACCCTGCACAACACTCAGCAAAAGTACCAGCGTATATCCTAATACAACCAACGCATTCATGACAACACCCTTGGGTACCTCTTTAGCGAAAGCCGCCGTAAATGCACCAACAGCAGATAACAAATATATAATCAGCATATAAGCCTGCGCACCTGCTATAAATGGTGTCGTTAGTGTAAACCGAACTGCCTCTGTATATGGTTCTGACAAGCTATGGCTAGAAAAATCCCAATAGGAACCTTCACCAGCAAAAATGCTTTTAAACTTTGCCTTTAAAATATTTAAAAGATATGGACTATTCTCTTTTATTTGTTTTTTAGCTAGTACCTTTAATTCTTCCATAGCTTTTGGATAGTTATTGTCGTGTTTTTTAATTACCTTTATAAAAGACTGCGTTCCTGCTTGATTGCTATACTCACCTGTTTCATCCACAGAAAATGCCGCCATCAAATAGATGGGCGTTGCATTTACGGTTGGCATTTTTAGCATATTATAGATCGAGTGGTTAATCAACTCAGTTTGGGTTGCATTTAGGATTACAGACATCAGAACAACCATAAACCAACGCAAGATATTCTTTTTCACTACAGATATGAATGTCTTCCATTGATGTATATTTGGTAATACCCGAAAAACCAACTCTCCACAAATAAACGCTATGACAAAAAAGATTGATAAAGGCTTGAAGCAATTGACAAACACAGCGGATAGTATCATTAGAGATGCGTATATATAGACGCTTCCTTTGTTTTTATGTAAAGGACAAAAGGCTTTTTCTATGCTTTTTGCTTGTTTTACACCATGTTTTGATAGGATCATATCACTAAATAGATACGTGTTGCTGAGGGCCTGTTCCATCTTCAGCCAAAAGAAGATTGTTAGCAGAATAAAAAAAACGGATAAATGATCCGGTGTTGTTATATTCGTATACACAATGAGCGACGGATTGAAAACATATCCACATACTGCAAGTAGAGCAAACACATGATTAAACATCTGTTTGCCGATTAGGAAGATTAGCCATCCCGTTCCGATATACAAAAGCCAATTCAAAATTTGAATATACAAAATATTGATTCCAAAAACATCATAAATCAAGAATATAAGCCGCATATACGGATACCATCCAGGAAATCTAGCATAGTATAATTGATATGAATCAGCATTCGACCAGCCTGGAAATTCCTGATAGCCTCCTATCCTTTTGTAATGAACATAAAAGTTATGAGGTGTGCTAAAATCAGAAACAGGTTGTGTCTGTAAAAAAACTTTAGCTAGTATGCGCAATATGAGACCAATACATATTACAGATAAT
Above is a window of Maliibacterium massiliense DNA encoding:
- a CDS encoding redox-sensing transcriptional repressor Rex, which gives rise to MNVKGISKSTLRRLPIYLTYLKSLPAKGPANISATAIAAALKMGEVQVRKDLASVSASGKPRIGYIIADLIAELEAFLGYHDVDEAVVVGAGKLGKALLDYGGFSEYGLRIVAGFDIDAAKQGQTGVGKQIFDISKLENLCRRMHIKIGIITVPAERAQSVCDTLVQSGIQAILNFAPTHLVVPPDILVQNENIAASLAVLANNLKEHAQQINQA
- the fumC gene encoding class II fumarate hydratase, whose protein sequence is MDYRIEHDSMGEVRVPADKLWAAQTERSCENFRIGVGIETMPAEIIHAFGILKKAAAIANHALKPEKMTDEKLAAISDACDEVMSGALRAHFPLVVWQTGSGTQSNMNANEVIANRANQIAGKKLLHPNDDINMSQSSNDTFPTAMHICAVLAIEEKVFPAIDALVATFRRLERENEDVVKSGRTHLQDATPIKFSQEISGWRASLEKDKKMLARALPELKELALGGTAVGTGLNAPAGFDVKVAEAVSKITGKTFVTAENKFHALTSKDELVFAHGALKALACDMMKIANDVRWLASGPRDGLGEIHIPENEPGSSIMPGKVNPTQCEAVTMVAVQVMGNDVAVGMAASQGNFELNVFMPVCIYNFLQSARLLAESILSFNNNCAVGITANREKMHHNLHNSLMLVTALNPYIGYENAAKTAKKAFKENISLKEACVALGFLSAEKFDEVFHPEQMV
- a CDS encoding CoB--CoM heterodisulfide reductase iron-sulfur subunit B family protein; translated protein: MIFSYYPGCTLKTKAKALDDYARKSAEALGVTLEELPEWQCCGGVYPMAKDEIATKLSSVRALKSARALGRDLVTMCSACHNVIKQVNHAVQTDEDMAAKVNNYMADETPYHGETRVLHFLEVLRDVVGFDQVKAAVKAPLAGQRIAPYYGCLLLRPGKVMAMDNPEKPTIMEDLLRALGAEPVTYPERNECCGGYVTLEDPALARARSSAVVESAKEHGAQAIITACPLCLYNLKKHAGEAGLPVLYFTELLAQALGVKE
- a CDS encoding LysR family transcriptional regulator → MNILHVRYAVEVDKTRSISKAAENLHIGQPNLSRAIKDLEESLGIVIFKRTSKGILPTAAGETFIAHARRIVAQIDEVEALYRREEARAHFSISAPRADYLARAFAAFVARMDKDACPQLRYRETDAAGALENVLQDEDHMGILRYAQDQASQVEALLKEKGLKSQTLGTFLPQLLFAPAHPLAQKQRVFLADLAPFIEVVYAEASPFSRARHARQGLGSTRGVCVYDRATRLALLKQLPGAYTWDAPMCAEALTEQGIVSRPLAEDALQYRDVLIYKKGYRMRALDKAFLALVEEHRP
- a CDS encoding glycosyltransferase family 39 protein encodes the protein MKLKQSSFSTIDSKIYEEQSNHFILRFFLVIYGVLMSLACLTILFQSYTLPLGKFLMIFSAIFLLCILIMGYILMKSNIMIDKNQVIFFVLSVICIGLILRILAKVFLQTQPVSDFSTPHNFYVHYKRIGGYQEFPGWSNADSYQLYYARFPGWYPYMRLIFLIYDVFGINILYIQILNWLLYIGTGWLIFLIGKQMFNHVFALLAVCGYVFNPSLIVYTNITTPDHLSVFFILLTIFFWLKMEQALSNTYLFSDMILSKHGVKQAKSIEKAFCPLHKNKGSVYIYASLMILSAVFVNCFKPLSIFFVIAFICGELVFRVLPNIHQWKTFISVVKKNILRWFMVVLMSVILNATQTELINHSIYNMLKMPTVNATPIYLMAAFSVDETGEYSNQAGTQSFIKVIKKHDNNYPKAMEELKVLAKKQIKENSPYLLNILKAKFKSIFAGEGSYWDFSSHSLSEPYTEAVRFTLTTPFIAGAQAYMLIIYLLSAVGAFTAAFAKEVPKGVVMNALVVLGYTLVLLLSVVQGRYKALVVPSMCLIAAYGFNRIVNFRFIQNLKSRGDKDSKRNCKQDEIVVNNKMQ
- a CDS encoding hydrogenase iron-sulfur subunit, coding for MTQEKEFKPTIVAFCCNWCSYAGADLSGTNRLSYPANVKIIRVPCSCRVNPMFILRAFQRGADGVIICGCHPGDCHYTTGNYYARRRMTLLFSMLDYLGIERERTRVEWVSAAEGAKFAATMNDFVAAVTRLGENKRLEDLRCKQQ
- a CDS encoding L-lactate dehydrogenase, with the protein product MSNKVTIIGSGSVGSTIAYTIAVTGIASEVVMIDINEKKSLGEALDIRQGTPFCAPISIYAGEYRDAVDSDIVILTSGIARKPGQSRLDLAQTNVNITKSIIPEIVKYAPNAIYIIVSNPVDILTYEFCKISGLPEHHIIGSGTILDTARLRARLAEYYAISQQNVHASVYGEHGDSSFVPWSLASISSVPIDQYEQCLEGSSAIRPALDYSEVETYIRKSGGKIIERKGATFYAVAVSVCHICKCIFTGVDTALTVSSMLHGEYGLQDVCLSTLSMVGRDGLKGKIVAPLTEQEMALLHKSADSLKNVIAQLTF
- a CDS encoding CoB--CoM heterodisulfide reductase iron-sulfur subunit A family protein, with the translated sequence MQRIGVFVCWCGSNIAATVDVEAVASALSREPGVVHAANYQYMCSEAGQNMIKDAIVDYKLTGVVICSCSPRMHEATFRKTAAAAGLNPYMVEIANIREQCSWIHKDKQTGTEKAIILGRAAIAKVHLNAPLVAGESPVVKRALVIGGGIAGIQTALDIADAGFEVDIVEKSPTIGGKMAQLDKTFPTLDCAACILTPKMVDAAQHEKIHIYAYSEVSQVKGFVGNFTVQIKRKARYVKEDVCTGCGVCTEKCPQKRVPNAFNMGMDNRRAIYIPFAQAVPKVATIDADYCTMLKTGKCGVCSKVCTAGAIDYKQKDTYIEQQYGAIVVATGYNIIDLKDFDEFAYSQSPDVVTSLEFERITNAAGPTAGQLLRPSDGRHPHTIVFVQCVGSRDTSGCGKPYCSKICCMYTAKHAMLTREKYPDTDVYVFYIDVRTPGKNFDEFYRRAVEEYGVHYIKGMVGKVAPRADGKLMVQASDLIANEQLHIEADMVVLAAAIEPDKTARPLATMLTASMDTNDFFTEAHPKLRPVESPTAGVFLSGACQGPKDIPETVSQAGAAAAKVIGLLAKDKLTCNPCVAHSDEMMCNGCSSCEKVCPYGAITYIDKEFRMPNRTVAVRRVAQVNPAVCQGCGACTVACPSGAMDLNGFSNRQIMAEVDAICK
- a CDS encoding 4Fe-4S dicluster domain-containing protein gives rise to the protein MANNDREQILRSSGVDVLKCMKCGKCSATCPSYDAMEYHPHQFVYMVEKGEIAPLLHSKSLYTCLSCFACVERCPRGVEPAKIVEAVRLVAIRKRGENHLLQDQVPQLLDEDLPQQAIVSALRKYSK